Genomic segment of Deltaproteobacteria bacterium:
CCCGGAAGGGACGCCGCGCGCGCTCCTCCTGGTCTTCCACAACCACCAGCCGGTCGGGAACTTCGACTCCGTGCTGCGGGACGCCACGCGCGACGCCTACCTGCCGTTCCTCGCGACCCTGGCCGACTTTCCGTCCGTCAAGGCGACGATCCACTTCTCGGGGTGGCTCCTCGAGTGGATCGCGGACCACGCGACGGAGACGTTCTCGATCCTGCGCGATCTCGTCTCCCGCGGACAGCTCGAGGTCCTGGGGGGGGGGATGTACGAGCCGGTGCTGGCGCTCCTGCCGGAACGGGACCGGCAGGGACAGATCGGCGCGCTCTCCGGGCTCGTCCGGCGGAGTTTCGGCAAGGCGCCGGAGGGGATCTGGCTCGCGGAGAGGGTGTGGGAACCCGATCTCCCGTCGACGCTGTCGAAGGCGGGGGTGAAGTACCTGCCGCTGGACGACTACCACTTCATCCGCGCGGGCCTCTCGCCCGAGGAGCTCGACGGCTTCTACCTCACGGAATACAACGGCGCGGCGGTCCGGGTGTTCCCCGGGAGCGAGCGGCTCCGGTACCTCATCCCCTTCGGGGGGGTGGACGACGCGCTGGGGGAGGTCGAGCGGATCACCTCCCGCCGCGTCCCGTACCCGGCGGCGATCTTCGCCGACGACGGGGAGAAGTTCGGAGTGTGGCCCGGGACGCACAAAAGCGTGTACGCGGACGGGTGGCTTCGCCGCTTCTTCCAGGGGATCGTCTCCCGCGGCGACCGGTTCGCCACGATGACCCTGGGGGAGTATTCCGACGCGGCGCCTTCGCGCGGGACGGTCTACCTGCCCACCTGCTCCTACATCGAGATGGGGGAGTGGGCGCTTCCGCCCCGCCCCGCGGACCGGTTCGCGGAGCTGCTGCACGGCTTCCGTTCCGGGAGAAGCACCGAATTCAAGCCGTTCGTCCAGGGCGGGTATTACCGGAACTTCCTCCGGAAGTACGACGAGGCGAACCAGCTCCACAAGCGGATGCTGTACGTCAGCGGGCGCGTCGAGGCGGCGGAGCGCAAGGACGCTGCCCGCGGCGGGGAGGCGCGGGACTTCCTGTACCGGTCCCAGAGCAACGACGTCTACTGGCACGGGGTCTTCGGCGGGCTCTACCTGAACCACCTGCGGGAGGCGGCGTATTCGAACCTCCTGCGGGCCGAGGCGGCGGCGGACGCGGTCCTGCACGCCGGGAAACCGGGATGGACCGATTCGGTCCGGGGGGACATCGACCTCGACGGCGGAGCGGAGCTGCTCCTGAAGACCGCGGGGATCACGCTCCTCGCGCACGCGCACGACGGCGGGGCGGTCACCGAGATCTCGCTCCCCGCGCGGGGGGTGGCCCTGGGACACGTGCTGACGCGGCGGGAAGAGGGGTACCACGAGAAGTTCCGCCACGCCGCCGGCTCGTTCGACGGCTCCTCGAGCATCCACGACGTCCTCGTGTTGAAGGATCCCTCGGTGATCGAGGCCCTCGGGACCGATCCGTGGCAGCGCGCATCGTTCCGGGAATCGTTTTACCGGGAAGGGATCTCCCCGGAAGGGATCCTCCGGGGGGAGCGGGCCGCCTGCTCCACGGCGGGCGAGGAGGCGTCCTTCGCGTGCATCCGGAGGGGGACGCGCCTCTCTGCGACGTTCATCGTTCCCCTGGCCGGGGACGGCGCCGACCTGC
This window contains:
- a CDS encoding DUF1926 domain-containing protein; this translates as MSAFHPEGTPRALLLVFHNHQPVGNFDSVLRDATRDAYLPFLATLADFPSVKATIHFSGWLLEWIADHATETFSILRDLVSRGQLEVLGGGMYEPVLALLPERDRQGQIGALSGLVRRSFGKAPEGIWLAERVWEPDLPSTLSKAGVKYLPLDDYHFIRAGLSPEELDGFYLTEYNGAAVRVFPGSERLRYLIPFGGVDDALGEVERITSRRVPYPAAIFADDGEKFGVWPGTHKSVYADGWLRRFFQGIVSRGDRFATMTLGEYSDAAPSRGTVYLPTCSYIEMGEWALPPRPADRFAELLHGFRSGRSTEFKPFVQGGYYRNFLRKYDEANQLHKRMLYVSGRVEAAERKDAARGGEARDFLYRSQSNDVYWHGVFGGLYLNHLREAAYSNLLRAEAAADAVLHAGKPGWTDSVRGDIDLDGGAELLLKTAGITLLAHAHDGGAVTEISLPARGVALGHVLTRREEGYHEKFRHAAGSFDGSSSIHDVLVLKDPSVIEALGTDPWQRASFRESFYREGISPEGILRGERAACSTAGEEASFACIRRGTRLSATFIVPLAGDGADLLLEKTLTLRGGEEGFEASFRLVNRGTGEASGFLCSEWNLNLLSGSGPDRYYEGMGDARELSSSGVAGGVRRFRLVDAWRKVAVAAILSRECAVLRNPVETASLSEAGAEKIHQGVCLRMLFPVRLPPGETERYSANWSFISIA